The proteins below are encoded in one region of Oreochromis niloticus isolate F11D_XX linkage group LG6, O_niloticus_UMD_NMBU, whole genome shotgun sequence:
- the LOC100697879 gene encoding zinc finger protein 37, whose protein sequence is MSDLDTLIVTFQTQLSDVMETVVKTAMFEVTRLVEDVFLVEVKRRSQEIESLRMQLQWTESKFKDQAGKGGGKTGRSVHCARHGVELSTDTAEERPKDHQDEQVRGLSVKTESDSFERWTASCRLEVTSESLPEADSATAAQSPERESEAAEEKDVRSAVATKEEEVSQPSCSSVHMGGWNCSDEEGPGSDNESGTVEVQPKQTEENSEELLRNVMKKDPQIAAGYGFPEDGQEKNLSTDRPRVSSLEIDTSWAGLTVTGAELLQNTRLGAEKERDPVRTKAEHELSDSVRADIQVTPGRDKISSSGSPKARLKHSDVLGLTIKKEVILDSDGCEEGEHVEKKITNSGMSSFSCSVKQHKVSSEAHRLNRISQKAAVQEVMKLHSKAGSSFRLQAALQHLHRPMKKPSHTPSNSNAAALSIAPSQVVNLNNLQRIPSTSKTSPAVSSIQRVHLGDKQTSTLNRSGDSWVSNRSQLHPANSHHVSPGTHPDSQSHTAPRHLLRCGQCGKCFPHPSNLKAHLQTHTGERPFCCSLCGRSFTKLSNLKAHRRVHTGERPYCCLACGKRFTQKCNLKRHQRIHLDVC, encoded by the exons ATGTCGGACCTGGACACCCTCATAGTCACCTTTCAGACCCAGCTTTCAGATGTGATGGAGACTGTAGTGAAGACAGCAATGTTTGAGGTGACCAGGTTGGTGGAAGATGTGTTTTTGGTGGAGGTGAAGCGCAGGAGCCAGGAGATAGAGTCCCTGAGGATGCAGCTGCAGTGGACTGAGAGCAAATTCAAGGATCAAGCAGGGAAAGGAGGAGGAAAGACTGGAAGGAGTGTGCACTGTGCAAGGCATGGTGTGGAACTGTCCACTGACACTGCAGAAGAAAGGCCTAAAGACCATCAGGACG aacaAGTGAGGGGCCTCAGTGTGAAGACAGAGAGTGACTCTTTTGAAAGATGGACAGCAAGCTGCAGACTAGAAGTCACATCAGAGTCGCTACCAGAGGCAGACAGTGCTACAGCTGCACAGAGCCCTGAAAGGGAGTCAGAG GCAGCAGAAGAAAAGGATGTGAGATCAGCTGTTGCTACGAAGGAGGAAGAAGTTAGTCAGCCATCTTGCTCTTCTGTGCATATGGGAGGGTGGAACTGTAGTG ATGAAGAGGGACCTGGATCAGACAACGAGAGTGGGACAGTTGAGGTACAACCCAAACAGACTGAAGAAAACAGTGAGGAATTATTGAGAAATGTTATGAAGAAAGACCCACAGATAGCTGCTGGTTATGGCTTTCCTGAAGACGGGCAGGAAAAAAACCTGTCTACAGATCGACCGCGTGTTTCATCTTTGGAAATAGATACCAGTTGGGCTGGCTTGACTGTCACAGGCGCTGAGTTGTTGCAGAATACCAGACTTGGAGCTGAAAAGGAACGTGATCCAGTCAGAACTAAAGCAGAACATGAGCTGTCTGATTCTGTCAGAGCGGACATTCAGGTTACCCCAGGCAGAGATAAAATTTCATCCTCAGGGTCCCCTAAGGCAAGACTAAAACACAGTGATGTTTTAGGCCTGACTATCAAGAAGGAAGTCATTCTTGATTCTGATGGATGTGAGGAAGGCGAGCatgtagaaaagaaaataacaaactcaGGTATGTCCTCTTTCTCATGTTCAGTAAAGCAGCACAAGGTGAGTTCAGAAGCACACAGACTAAACCGCATTTCTCAAAAAGCCGCTGTGCAAGAGGTTATGAAACTACATTCCAAAGCTGGTTCAAGTTTCAGATTGCAAGCTGCTTTACAGCATCTCCACCGACCAATGAAAAAGCCCTCTCACACTCCCTCAAACAGTAATGCTGCTGCACTGTCTATAGCTCCCTCTCAAGTTGTAAACTTAAATAACCTTCAAAGAATTCCCTCCACATCCAAAACATCTCCTGCTGTATCCTCAATCCAGCGAGTTCACCTGGGTGACAAACAGACGTCGACCCTTAACCGAAGTGGAGACTCCTGGGTCAGCAACAGATCCCAGCTACATCCTGCAAACTCTCATCACGTCAGTCCCGGTACCCATCCAGACTCTCAGTCTCACACCGCTCCTAGGCACCTCCTGCGCTGTGGGCAGTGTGGGAAGTGCTTCCCCCACCCCAGTAACCTGAAGGCCCACCTCCAGACTCACACAGGTGAGCGGCCTTTCTGCTGTTCGCTCTGTGGCCGGAGTTTCACCAAGCTGAGCAACCTTAAAGCGCACCGTCGcgtccacactggagagagaccataCTGCTGCTTGGCCTGTGGCAAACGCTTTACCCAGAAATGTAATCTCAAACGCCACCAGAGGATCCACCTTGATGTATGTTGA
- the si:ch73-109d9.2 gene encoding zinc finger protein 239: MAETILTFQSQLSGVMETVFKAAMYEITRLVEDSFLEEVTRCREQVESLKRRLKWSETRRKEREGDWRGRCIDCGKVGISSENQPRASEKSLKQETVLHEEINSSQGADGCTPSHEKEGEEKIEPQSATKATQLSGIQGTGLFKEEALQIPPQNDESQGWHISLDETDASALPGPSKRFNDQKIPKCQVHWETGFEQRAESNHDGHSGEPSEPLFPNRYSMEDLDGIDKSGYGDTGMIDMGNFDGIHSPSHLGKDLSYVGHYDEDVEAPEGADHQAYQTGTQRNRKDQEGSPSDSPSRTNIDVSGEFSCLLINEEGYLQDTNVLYPEQVSSDSGSRFSFRGQGIRIGPSLDSTEDMYEPSDTYSDTLNLGQQMQHQATVRGARRHTCNQCSMSFPDSASLKAHKHTHKATGQGPPYSCNQCGKTFTQACHLKVHQRTHLGQGVHLCSHCGKGFPSFSDLKAHKCGQVGDKPYCCTVCGNKFSRLWNLKLHQRIHTQEKPHRCTMCDKSFTRADILKVHQRTHTGERPYCCTVCGLSFKRLDHLKSHQRKHMTDL, from the exons ATGGCGGAGACTATACTAACGTTTCAGTCACAGCTTTCTGGCGTCATGGAGACGGTGTTCAAGGCTGCTATGTATGAGATCACCCGGTTGGTGGAGGACAGTTTTTTGGAAGAGGTAACGCGGTGCCGGGAGCAGGTTGAGTCCCTAAAAAGACGACTGAAGTGGTCGGAGACTCGTCGCAAAGAACGAGAGGGAGACTGGAGGGGGAGATGCATTGACTGTGGAAAAGTCGGGATATCCAGTGAGAACCAACCCAGAGCCTCAG AGAAAAGCCTGAAACAGGAGACTGTGCTTCATGAAGAAATAAATAGTTCCCAGGGAGCTGATGGATGTACACCGAGCCACGAGAaggaaggagaggaaaaaaTAGAGCCCCAAAGTGCCACAAAAGCAACACAG ttgtCAGGTATTCAAGGCACTGGACTGTTCAAGGAAGAAGCTCTTCAGATCCCACCACAAAATGATGAGTCACAAGGGTGGCACATCAGCTTAGATG AAACAGATGCGTCAGCTCTTCCAGGACCCAGTAAACGTTTTAATGACCAAAAGATCCCAAAGTGCCAAGTACATTGGGAAACTGGATTTGAGCAGAGAGCAGAATCAAACCATGATGGACACTCGGGTGAACCGTCTGAACCCCTGTTCCCAAACAGGTACAGCATGGAAGACTTAGATGGCATTGACAAGTCTGGATATGGAGACACCGGAATGATAGACATGGGTAATTTTGATGGGATACATTCACCATCGCACCTGGGCAAAGATCTGAGTTATGTGGGCCATTATGATGAGGATGTGGAAGCACCAGAAGGAGCTGATCATCAAGCTTACCAAACAGGCACTCAGCGGAATAGAAAGGATCAGGAAGGGTCACCCTCAGATTCCCCCTCTAGGACTAACATTGATGTAAGTGGAGAGTTCAGCTGTTTACTAATTAATGAGGAAGGGTATCTGCAGGACACAAATGTCTTGTACCCTGAACAAGTGTCCAGTGATTCAGGTAGTAGATTCAGCTTCCGCGGCCAGGGTATTCGCATTGGCCCTTCTCTAGACAGCACTGAGGATATGTATGAGCCCTCAGATACGTACAGCGATACCTTAAACTTGGGACAACAGATGCAACATCAGGCAACAGTGAGAGGAGCAAGGAGACACACTTGTAACCAGTGCTCCATGTCCTTCCCCGATTCTGCTTCCCTCAaggctcacaaacacacacacaaagccactGGACAAGGGCCCCCATACTCCTGCAACCAGTGTGGAAAGACCTTCACTCAAGCTTGTCACCTTAAAGTCCATCAAAGGACACATTTAGGGCAGGGGGTTCACCTCTGCAGCCACTGTGGTAAaggttttccttcattttctgACCTAAAGGCACACAAATGTGGTCAAGTAGGGGACAAACCATATTGCTGCACAGTATGTGGGAATAAGTTCAGTCGTCTATGGAATCTCAAGTTGCACCAGAGAATTCACACACAGGAAAAACCTCATCGGTGCACCatgtgtgacaagagcttcacaAGAGCAGACATATTGAAGGTTCACCAGCGTACCCACACAGGGGAAAGACCATACTGCTGCACTGTTTGCGGTCTCAGCTTCAAACGCCTAGATCATCTGAAATCCCATCAACGCAAGCACATGACAGATCTATAA